In Drosophila busckii strain San Diego stock center, stock number 13000-0081.31 chromosome 3R, ASM1175060v1, whole genome shotgun sequence, the sequence ctgtgCATAGAAAGCACCCAGCAGCTGTGATTGATCCAAGCTTTGAGCTGTAGTTGGCGCATTTAAAGCGCCTGGAGGCGGTGGCAAGTTGTAGcccgccagctccagctgtgACTGCTCCAAGCTTTGCGGTGTCGCCGCTTCATACTTTGCGCGAATCTGCTGCTGAGCGTGCGCAGCTTCTGCCTCTGTTCtgtatttaacaaaatgaacTTGAGGCTTGTGTTTATGCTGCGCTTGCAATGCGCTAAATTTGCTTGCCAGCTCCTGCGCATCTGTTTGCTTATTGAGGACATAGATGGCAGTTTTATCCACGTTGCTCTGCTTGATGAGCGCATTCAGTGCACCCTCGACGCCTTTGTTCTCCGGCGCCTTGATGAACACCACCTGCAAATTCTTTTTAGCAATTGCAGCTATGCTTTGCTCTGCTAGATCTGCTTGCTCGCCAGCGTCCTGTGGCGCTTCGAAGGCAAAGAAATGTTTATGATAGTCCGCATGCTGCTCAAAGTCATCATGGATTGCTGGCGTTTCATAGCCCTGATGAGCTTGACTGGGCTCGTAGTTATAGCCCTGCTCTGCTGCAGCGTAAGCTAAAAGCACAAGAAACTGGgagcagctgctttatttgCTTTCGAATACTTGCCTAGGGCGCAACTTACCACGACTAGCCGCATGTTGTATTCAGCACAAAAATCAAACTTCATTTGACTAATTTTGTCAGCTTccagcattttataaatttagtttgccGCTTAGTCTAACCATTTAGGGCTTAATATTGTTAAAGACTGCTCCATATAAGCGAAATAGTTCAGGGTTATGCTCATTTTGCAAAAAACATT encodes:
- the LOC108601364 gene encoding uncharacterized protein LOC108601364, coding for MSDSGSLRQLSSAADHVKEFSTYETAETYAAAEQGYNYEPSQAHQGYETPAIHDDFEQHADYHKHFFAFEAPQDAGEQADLAEQSIAAIAKKNLQVVFIKAPENKGVEGALNALIKQSNVDKTAIYVLNKQTDAQELASKFSALQAQHKHKPQVHFVKYRTEAEAAHAQQQIRAKYEAATPQSLEQSQLELAGYNLPPPPGALNAPTTAQSLDQSQLLGAFYAQKQQQLSAGLEQTYSGPLAPQQQQKQQLEQTFAGPLAPVNAPTTAESVDQSQLLAAYYAQQQQQQLAGQTYAGPLNPSKLLAGSAQAQLSSLGSFEQSAGLSHTYLPPLGALPAEQQPLEPYAIPLAQQQLQPSAFDLDARSARRSRRIDFRVNERQRAGSRMIFPSA